A region of Streptomyces halobius DNA encodes the following proteins:
- a CDS encoding AfsR/SARP family transcriptional regulator produces MAGGRRGGESAQWLRIAVLGPVRAWRDGTPLEPGPVRRQAVLAALALRPGMLVSHEQLLDDVWGVQPPKSGRRVLPSYVYRLRKTLDADGAVRPGSVIRGGRDGYRLVDDGVRLDVAELAERVGEAQRARASGDVATAMDRFSEALTLFHGEPLAGLPGPFAHGERQRLSQRLRALQQERLECLVLLGRSADALEDLAALAASPGADPYDEPLTALRMRALYGSGRQVAALSAYQDICGRLRDELGVDPGAELRRVHQAVLRRDDEQLLGTAVAHSAVVPSRPRSAVNELPGDTGRLVGRERELALLTEPSPPASVSIVAVDGTAGVGKTALVVRAAHELRSRYPDGCLFMDLRAHSTGRRRLAPQRVLRRLLRSIGAADSEVPNDLDELTTAWRAATSSLRLLLVLDDALGTQQIRPLLPAGPGSTVMVASRRRLAGLDAERRITLEPLATGTAVSLLRHIVGDDRADREPAAVDELARLCDGLPLALRIAGTRLQTRPAWTLAYLVDRMAGDEHRLGELSAGDRSVEAAFRLSYDQLSPKQQRGFRTLGLAPTVEFDPLTSAAMLGWSSRDAEQTMESLVDTSLLQQPRPGRYRLHDLVRVHARRLAEAAPDETRAARTAAFRLYLDAARITSDVGPAGFRTGPRPTTAPFADWRDADAWLNAGNGELVDVVGHAAALGEADYACWLAEALSDYFERRGRSHERRAALEIALAHADEATDLRMAPALRNCMGLTDLYQGRYPEAHAWFTEALHLSRHRADQGEEARALTGMGTIEMSTGRAEQAMPRLTTAVDLSRRLDDNWLASLGLAVLGLLHHAQGRNEEALDCLADACAHAERNGRPRVLSRALVCAADVHLDLGHYGEARLLLRRAADLLEQTGDVLLHTLTLTRLGTAEQGAGNLNTAVALHHQALSQQQTLSPLAEPNLVRLEMHIRCRLGRTYSAAGSVREARKQFQTALALPGADAYPEEHAPAVAGLKECSE; encoded by the coding sequence ATGGCTGGGGGACGACGGGGCGGGGAATCGGCTCAGTGGCTGCGGATCGCGGTGCTCGGGCCGGTGCGGGCCTGGCGTGACGGGACGCCGCTGGAGCCGGGTCCGGTACGGCGGCAGGCGGTGCTGGCCGCGCTGGCGCTGCGTCCGGGCATGCTGGTGAGCCATGAGCAGCTGCTCGATGACGTGTGGGGTGTGCAGCCGCCGAAGTCCGGCCGCCGGGTGCTGCCGAGCTATGTCTACCGGCTGCGGAAGACGCTCGACGCGGATGGCGCCGTGCGGCCGGGGTCGGTGATCCGCGGTGGCCGGGACGGGTACCGGCTCGTCGACGACGGGGTGCGGCTCGATGTGGCGGAGCTGGCCGAGCGGGTCGGTGAAGCACAACGCGCGAGGGCGTCCGGCGACGTTGCCACCGCGATGGACCGGTTCTCCGAGGCGCTCACCCTGTTTCACGGCGAGCCCCTGGCCGGGCTGCCGGGGCCGTTCGCGCACGGCGAGCGGCAGCGGCTGTCGCAGCGGCTGCGGGCGTTACAGCAGGAGCGGCTGGAGTGCCTGGTGCTGCTCGGCCGGTCCGCCGATGCGCTGGAGGATCTCGCCGCGCTGGCTGCTTCACCCGGGGCCGATCCGTACGACGAGCCGCTGACCGCGCTGCGGATGCGTGCCCTGTACGGCAGCGGACGCCAGGTGGCGGCGCTGAGCGCCTATCAGGACATCTGCGGGCGGCTGCGCGACGAGCTCGGGGTCGATCCCGGCGCGGAACTCCGCCGGGTGCACCAGGCGGTGCTGCGCCGGGATGACGAGCAGCTCCTCGGTACGGCGGTGGCGCACTCCGCCGTTGTGCCGTCCCGGCCCCGTTCCGCGGTCAACGAACTGCCGGGCGACACCGGCCGCCTCGTCGGGCGGGAGCGCGAACTGGCACTGCTCACGGAGCCCTCGCCGCCCGCGTCCGTGTCGATCGTGGCGGTGGACGGTACCGCCGGTGTCGGCAAGACCGCGCTCGTCGTGCGCGCGGCCCATGAGCTCCGCTCCCGCTACCCGGACGGCTGTCTGTTCATGGATCTGCGCGCACACAGCACGGGACGGCGGCGGCTCGCGCCGCAGCGAGTGCTGCGCCGACTACTGCGCTCGATCGGCGCGGCCGACAGCGAGGTGCCGAACGACCTCGACGAACTCACCACCGCCTGGCGGGCCGCGACCAGCTCGCTGCGGCTGCTCCTCGTGCTGGACGACGCCCTGGGCACACAGCAGATCCGTCCGCTGCTGCCCGCCGGGCCGGGCAGCACGGTGATGGTGGCCAGTCGACGGCGGCTGGCCGGCCTGGACGCCGAACGGCGGATCACCCTGGAGCCGCTGGCGACCGGCACCGCGGTGTCCCTGCTCCGGCACATCGTCGGGGATGATCGCGCGGACCGGGAGCCGGCGGCGGTGGACGAGCTGGCCCGGCTGTGCGACGGGCTGCCGCTGGCGCTGCGCATCGCCGGGACGCGGCTGCAGACCCGGCCGGCATGGACTCTGGCGTACTTGGTGGACCGCATGGCCGGCGATGAGCACCGGCTCGGCGAACTGAGCGCCGGGGACCGCAGCGTGGAGGCGGCCTTCCGGCTGTCGTACGACCAGCTCTCGCCGAAGCAGCAGCGCGGATTCCGTACGCTGGGCCTGGCGCCGACGGTCGAGTTCGACCCGCTGACCTCGGCGGCGATGCTCGGCTGGTCGTCCCGTGACGCCGAGCAGACCATGGAAAGCCTGGTCGACACGAGTCTTCTGCAGCAGCCCCGTCCGGGCCGCTACCGCTTGCACGACCTGGTGCGGGTGCACGCGCGGCGGCTCGCGGAAGCCGCGCCCGACGAGACCCGCGCGGCCCGCACCGCCGCGTTCCGCCTCTACCTGGACGCGGCCCGGATCACCAGCGACGTGGGCCCCGCCGGTTTCCGCACCGGCCCACGGCCCACCACGGCGCCGTTCGCCGACTGGCGGGACGCGGACGCCTGGCTGAACGCGGGCAACGGAGAACTCGTCGACGTCGTCGGGCACGCCGCGGCGCTCGGCGAAGCCGACTACGCCTGCTGGCTCGCCGAGGCCCTGAGCGACTACTTCGAACGCCGTGGCCGTAGCCACGAGCGCCGCGCGGCCCTGGAGATCGCCCTCGCGCACGCCGACGAGGCCACCGACCTCCGTATGGCCCCGGCACTGCGCAACTGCATGGGCCTCACCGACCTCTACCAGGGCCGGTACCCGGAAGCACATGCCTGGTTCACCGAGGCGCTCCACCTCAGCCGCCATCGCGCGGACCAGGGCGAAGAGGCACGGGCGCTGACCGGAATGGGGACCATCGAAATGAGCACGGGCCGTGCCGAGCAGGCGATGCCCCGTCTCACCACGGCGGTCGACCTGTCCCGGCGGCTCGACGACAACTGGCTCGCCTCCCTGGGCCTCGCCGTACTGGGACTGCTCCACCACGCGCAGGGGCGGAACGAGGAAGCGCTGGACTGCTTGGCCGACGCCTGCGCCCACGCCGAGCGGAACGGCAGACCTCGCGTGCTCAGCAGGGCGTTGGTCTGCGCCGCCGACGTCCACCTCGACCTCGGCCACTACGGTGAGGCCAGGCTCCTGCTCCGCCGGGCGGCCGATTTACTGGAGCAGACCGGGGACGTCCTCCTGCACACCCTCACCCTGACCCGGCTGGGCACGGCGGAGCAGGGCGCGGGAAACCTGAATACGGCCGTGGCACTCCACCACCAGGCCCTCTCCCAGCAGCAGACGCTCTCCCCGCTCGCCGAGCCCAACCTCGTCCGGCTGGAGATGCACATCCGCTGCAGACTGGGCCGCACCTACTCCGCGGCAGGCAGCGTCCGCGAGGCACGAAAGCAGTTCCAGACCGCGCTCGCGCTGCCCGGAGCCGATGCGTACCCCGAGGAGCACGCACCGGCCGTCGCGGGGCTGAAGGAGTGCTCAGAGTAG
- a CDS encoding helicase-associated domain-containing protein, giving the protein MIPISDSCGSSLPRWLRTLDAERLRAVLDARTDAVRPPEPCTLGELAERLQRPGAVARTLPRLPLPCLQVSEALAALGNPVSREQLAGLLGTDGDGLEATLRTLADHALVWPGPTAGELHMATALGDAWETPLGLGPGLRELLSARTSEELRKITTTLGLAAGARKQERLGAVLAHHGDPGRLRTLIDSAPARSRELLERRSGMENTPPLIMYSSAPRADSSERWLLDRALLVGDPYGYAPARMPAEVALTLRGPDWHAPFDPVPPQPALVEVGAAVEREAAAAATSFIGQAAALLSECAARPLGVLKSGGVGARELARVGKAVQCEETVVRVVLESAYTAGLLAYEGKALLVTEAYDAWAGEDPAGRYVALAEAWWRLGLTPSGSRDEDGKALPAVVRNPSCAGCLAARHGLLAAAAALPEGHGVRDSAELGALVTWQRPFADGLPHDATPFAGMIREAELLGVLARGALSPLGAALFHDDSAALYERAGRLLPGAVAKARAGADLTAVVTGVPTAGLAELLDALAEREERGTASVWRFTPASLRRALDGGRTPEEIEAGLCDAVEGPLPQPLTYLIADAARRHGHVRLAPAACVIHSDDTALIAEIAVHRGLTGLGLRRLAPTVLVCRTSLPDALGALRAEGYAPAAETDDGTVRVERSARPRASGAPSPPSHPPLPLPRQQRAAEGHAPEAPAAGPGLAARLLAAPDHAPHPDPTRGIPYRTDTEEILDGWAKALTLTDVRQLAHAIDNGEPVTIEYIAASGNRTIRTVSELDFEPPHLYAYCHLRGDDRVFTLSHIQSVLPV; this is encoded by the coding sequence GTGATCCCCATCAGTGACTCCTGCGGTTCCTCGCTGCCCCGTTGGCTCCGTACCCTCGACGCCGAGAGACTTCGAGCCGTACTCGACGCGCGTACCGACGCCGTACGGCCGCCGGAGCCGTGCACGCTCGGCGAGCTCGCCGAGCGGTTGCAGAGGCCGGGGGCCGTCGCGCGGACGCTGCCCCGGCTGCCGTTGCCGTGTCTTCAGGTGTCCGAGGCTCTCGCCGCACTGGGAAACCCGGTATCCCGCGAGCAGCTTGCGGGGCTGCTGGGCACGGACGGCGACGGGCTGGAGGCGACGCTTCGTACGCTGGCCGACCATGCTCTCGTGTGGCCGGGGCCCACGGCCGGTGAACTGCATATGGCCACGGCGCTGGGCGACGCCTGGGAGACGCCGCTCGGGCTCGGACCTGGGCTCAGGGAGCTGTTGTCCGCCCGGACCTCCGAGGAGCTGCGTAAGATCACGACGACGCTGGGCCTGGCTGCGGGAGCCAGGAAGCAGGAGCGTCTGGGTGCCGTGCTCGCGCATCACGGTGATCCCGGTCGACTCCGGACGCTGATCGACTCCGCCCCAGCACGCTCCCGGGAACTACTGGAGCGGCGGTCCGGGATGGAGAACACGCCCCCGCTCATCATGTACAGCTCAGCCCCGCGCGCCGACTCCTCCGAACGCTGGCTGCTGGACCGGGCCTTGCTGGTCGGAGACCCGTACGGGTACGCGCCCGCGCGGATGCCCGCCGAGGTCGCACTGACCCTGCGCGGCCCCGACTGGCACGCTCCGTTCGACCCGGTACCGCCCCAGCCGGCCCTTGTCGAGGTCGGCGCCGCTGTGGAACGCGAGGCCGCCGCCGCGGCCACCTCCTTCATCGGGCAGGCCGCCGCGCTGCTCTCCGAGTGTGCGGCGCGGCCCCTCGGCGTCCTGAAGTCCGGCGGCGTCGGGGCGCGCGAGCTGGCCCGTGTCGGAAAGGCGGTCCAGTGCGAGGAGACAGTGGTGCGTGTGGTGCTGGAGAGCGCCTATACGGCCGGGCTGCTGGCGTACGAGGGCAAGGCGTTGCTGGTGACCGAGGCGTACGACGCATGGGCCGGGGAGGACCCGGCCGGGCGGTACGTGGCGCTGGCCGAGGCGTGGTGGCGACTCGGGCTCACGCCCTCCGGCTCCCGTGACGAGGACGGCAAGGCCCTGCCCGCCGTGGTGCGGAACCCGTCCTGTGCCGGTTGTCTGGCGGCCCGGCACGGGCTGCTGGCCGCGGCGGCGGCCCTCCCTGAAGGGCACGGTGTGCGGGACTCCGCCGAACTGGGCGCCCTCGTCACCTGGCAGCGCCCCTTCGCGGACGGGCTGCCGCATGACGCGACCCCGTTCGCCGGAATGATCCGCGAGGCGGAGCTGCTGGGCGTACTCGCCCGTGGTGCGCTGTCGCCGCTCGGCGCGGCACTGTTCCACGACGATTCCGCCGCCCTGTACGAGCGGGCCGGCCGTCTGCTTCCGGGCGCCGTCGCGAAGGCCCGTGCCGGGGCCGACCTCACCGCCGTGGTGACGGGCGTGCCCACCGCGGGTCTGGCGGAGCTCCTGGACGCGCTCGCCGAGCGGGAGGAGCGCGGCACGGCGTCCGTCTGGCGGTTCACTCCCGCGTCACTGCGGCGTGCGCTGGACGGGGGCCGTACCCCGGAGGAGATCGAGGCCGGTCTCTGCGACGCCGTGGAGGGCCCGCTGCCGCAGCCCCTCACGTATCTGATCGCCGACGCGGCCCGCCGCCACGGCCATGTCCGCCTCGCTCCCGCCGCCTGTGTGATCCACAGCGACGACACCGCGCTGATCGCCGAGATCGCGGTACACCGAGGGCTGACCGGCCTCGGACTGCGGCGCCTCGCCCCGACCGTCCTGGTGTGCCGTACCTCTTTGCCAGATGCCCTGGGAGCGCTGCGCGCCGAGGGGTATGCGCCGGCGGCCGAGACGGACGACGGCACGGTCCGCGTCGAACGATCCGCGCGCCCCCGCGCCTCCGGTGCCCCTTCCCCTCCCTCTCACCCTCCCCTTCCCCTCCCCCGACAGCAGCGCGCCGCAGAAGGGCACGCCCCTGAGGCCCCGGCGGCCGGCCCGGGGCTGGCGGCCCGTCTGCTGGCCGCCCCGGACCACGCGCCGCACCCCGACCCGACACGCGGCATCCCCTACCGCACCGACACCGAGGAGATCCTCGACGGCTGGGCCAAGGCACTGACGCTGACCGACGTCCGGCAACTCGCCCACGCCATCGACAACGGCGAACCCGTCACGATCGAGTACATCGCCGCTTCCGGGAACCGTACGATCCGCACGGTGAGCGAGCTGGACTTCGAGCCGCCCCACCTCTACGCGTACTGCCATCTACGCGGCGACGACCGGGTCTTCACCCTCTCCCACATCCAGTCCGTTCTGCCTGTATAG
- a CDS encoding NUDIX hydrolase: MAAEFPGAGRESWPRQSWELPGGRIDEGESTRQAATRELLEESGQKPDGPLQFLGYAGFTLAPTSERNTQRCSQAAHRRPCFPCQRGDRGHPLVGPPRIAPWTHSTAGHPPRSAHAPEFLTTAFELTGIPSTATCASTGSAQRFPSSETWGERHRPGSANRTDPAGL; encoded by the coding sequence ATGGCTGCTGAATTCCCCGGCGCTGGGCGGGAATCATGGCCCCGCCAGTCTTGGGAACTTCCTGGCGGGCGTATTGACGAAGGGGAATCCACTCGTCAGGCGGCCACGCGCGAACTGCTGGAGGAGAGCGGGCAGAAGCCCGATGGACCGTTGCAATTCCTCGGGTATGCGGGGTTTACGCTAGCCCCGACCAGCGAGCGGAATACGCAGCGTTGTTCGCAGGCCGCTCACCGGCGTCCGTGTTTTCCATGCCAACGAGGAGATCGAGGCCATCCGCTGGTGGGACCTCCGCGAATCGCTCCCTGGACGCATTCAACGGCTGGACACCCACCTCGCTCGGCTCACGCGCCGGAGTTCTTGACCACCGCGTTCGAGTTGACCGGCATCCCCTCCACCGCGACATGTGCGAGCACTGGAAGCGCCCAGCGATTCCCCAGCTCGGAGACCTGGGGCGAGCGACATCGCCCCGGGTCCGCCAATCGGACCGACCCCGCAGGATTGTGA
- a CDS encoding CAP domain-containing protein, with product MRKHRRKTRYRKITIAAVAISAVSVPSVAMACLDGPQEGKGRPSQDRKSTSFDQRWTASNWDPISTARASQTPVASPSAPTTAAPESGISARIVELVNNERSKAGCAPLATNAKLEKAAQDHSKDMADHENMSHTGSDGSSPDDRITRAGYSWSTYGENVAYGYTTPERVMEGWMSSPGHKRNILDCAFKEIGVGLAQPGNYWAQDFGAAR from the coding sequence ATGAGGAAGCATCGCAGGAAGACGCGTTACCGGAAGATAACCATCGCTGCCGTCGCCATCAGCGCCGTCAGTGTGCCTTCCGTCGCCATGGCCTGTCTGGACGGCCCGCAGGAGGGCAAAGGCCGGCCCTCCCAGGACCGGAAGAGCACGTCCTTTGATCAGCGGTGGACGGCATCCAACTGGGACCCGATATCGACTGCGCGAGCGTCGCAGACACCCGTCGCATCCCCGAGCGCTCCGACGACAGCCGCTCCAGAATCCGGCATTTCGGCCCGCATAGTGGAACTCGTCAACAATGAGCGCAGTAAGGCCGGGTGCGCGCCGCTGGCCACGAACGCGAAGCTGGAAAAGGCCGCTCAGGATCACAGCAAGGACATGGCTGACCACGAGAACATGTCACATACAGGTTCCGACGGGTCATCGCCAGACGACCGGATCACGCGCGCCGGCTATAGCTGGAGCACGTACGGCGAAAACGTCGCATATGGTTACACCACTCCCGAGCGCGTCATGGAGGGCTGGATGTCCAGCCCCGGTCACAAGCGCAACATCCTTGACTGTGCGTTCAAGGAGATCGGCGTCGGTCTCGCACAGCCCGGCAATTACTGGGCTCAGGACTTCGGAGCAGCCCGGTAA
- a CDS encoding ricin-type beta-trefoil lectin domain protein: MAIFKRAAVALSATALLGGGLLLSGTPAAADAASSADVWYTFQNVGTDRNLDAFGNGSVLSWTPDATGTQDFDLRTGALPGYQIASKHHPGKCATAKGVGKEVSLESCNSNVQAQYWNYNISESGAAFQSRKFSRGCIQDNGNRSAVSLRPCTGAENQMWMALAH, from the coding sequence GTGGCGATATTCAAGAGAGCCGCCGTCGCACTGTCCGCAACCGCCCTGCTCGGCGGCGGTTTGCTGCTCTCCGGCACCCCCGCGGCCGCCGACGCGGCGTCCTCCGCGGACGTCTGGTACACGTTCCAGAACGTCGGCACCGACCGGAACCTCGACGCTTTCGGAAACGGTTCCGTGCTGTCGTGGACGCCGGACGCGACCGGCACGCAGGACTTCGACCTCCGGACCGGGGCCCTGCCGGGCTACCAGATCGCGAGCAAGCATCACCCCGGGAAGTGTGCCACGGCAAAGGGCGTCGGTAAGGAGGTGAGCCTGGAGTCCTGCAACAGCAACGTTCAGGCACAGTACTGGAATTACAATATCTCGGAGAGCGGCGCCGCCTTCCAGAGCCGTAAGTTCTCGCGCGGCTGCATCCAGGACAACGGCAACCGTTCCGCGGTGTCGCTGAGGCCCTGCACCGGTGCAGAGAACCAGATGTGGATGGCGCTCGCCCACTAG
- a CDS encoding sensor histidine kinase, whose product MAATSESSAPLTAPAEPTWDPNPSDRPALWLRPTIRIRLTLLYGGMFLMAGMVLLAIIYILAANALADGVPSLGVSGSDIRVSSDRCPPLSSAASLHEINVALSGCFEQQRAAALHTLFHRSLMALVGLTVVAFAFGYAMAGRVLSPLGRITRTAQRVAGSDLHRRIELGGPDDELKELADTFDEMLDRLDRAFESQRRFVSNASHELRTPLAINRTLLEVQLADPDASPELAQLGKTLLATNERSEQLVEGLLLLARSENKVVDKKPVDLSEVAAQAVEQTREEAHTKGVALRGVRQQVFVQGNGVLLERIALNLVQNAVRYNVPEEGWVEVTTEPQPGCAVLVVTNTGPVVPAYEIENLFEPFRRLRTERTGSDKGVGLGLSIVKSVVRAHDGTITAEPREGGGLDIRVSLPR is encoded by the coding sequence ATGGCCGCAACCTCCGAATCGTCCGCACCGCTGACCGCGCCTGCCGAACCCACGTGGGACCCCAACCCCTCTGACCGGCCGGCTCTCTGGCTGCGGCCGACCATCCGGATAAGGCTCACGCTGCTGTACGGCGGGATGTTCCTGATGGCCGGCATGGTGCTGCTCGCGATCATCTACATCCTCGCCGCGAACGCCCTCGCAGACGGCGTCCCGTCGCTCGGAGTCTCCGGCAGCGACATCAGGGTCAGCAGCGACAGATGCCCCCCGCTGTCCTCGGCTGCTTCCCTCCACGAGATCAACGTCGCCCTGAGCGGCTGCTTCGAGCAGCAGCGCGCCGCAGCACTGCACACCCTTTTCCACCGTTCGCTGATGGCGCTGGTGGGGCTGACCGTGGTGGCGTTCGCGTTCGGGTACGCGATGGCGGGGCGGGTGCTGTCGCCGCTGGGCCGGATCACGCGGACCGCGCAGCGGGTGGCCGGCTCGGATCTGCACCGCCGGATCGAGCTGGGCGGTCCGGACGATGAGCTCAAGGAGCTGGCCGATACGTTCGACGAGATGCTGGACCGGCTGGACCGGGCCTTCGAGTCGCAGCGTCGCTTTGTCTCCAACGCTTCGCACGAGCTGCGTACCCCGTTGGCGATCAACCGCACGCTGCTGGAGGTCCAGCTCGCCGATCCGGACGCGTCCCCGGAGCTGGCGCAGCTGGGCAAGACGCTGCTGGCGACGAACGAGCGCAGTGAGCAGCTGGTGGAGGGGCTGCTGCTGCTCGCGCGCAGTGAGAACAAGGTCGTCGACAAGAAGCCCGTGGATCTGTCGGAGGTCGCGGCGCAGGCGGTCGAGCAGACCCGCGAGGAGGCGCACACCAAGGGCGTGGCGTTGCGCGGGGTCCGTCAGCAGGTCTTCGTCCAGGGCAACGGTGTGCTGCTGGAGCGGATCGCGCTGAACCTCGTGCAGAACGCGGTGCGCTACAACGTTCCCGAGGAGGGCTGGGTCGAGGTCACCACCGAGCCGCAGCCCGGTTGCGCGGTGCTGGTGGTCACCAACACCGGCCCCGTGGTCCCCGCCTACGAGATCGAGAATCTCTTCGAGCCCTTCCGGCGGCTGCGCACCGAGCGGACCGGCAGCGACAAGGGCGTCGGCCTGGGGCTGTCCATCGTGAAGTCCGTGGTGCGGGCGCACGACGGCACCATCACCGCCGAGCCCCGCGAAGGCGGCGGGCTTGACATCAGGGTGTCTCTACCGCGGTAG